One Ghiorsea bivora DNA window includes the following coding sequences:
- a CDS encoding 4Fe-4S dicluster domain-containing protein yields the protein MSLSRMLENWSRLNQRDYYKDEPIMWGMSIDLNKCTGCASCVTACNAENNIPAVGKEKCGSGHTMSWMRIERYWDLPEGEADLAVEDSEYPERGAHFAPMMCQQCNHAPCEPVCPVAATYHTPDGLNAQVYNRCIGSRYCGTNCPFKVRYFNFFDYQEDIPHPMEMLLNPDITVRSKGVMEKCTFCVQRLRNAKGDQADKGIRGHVEDGAVQTACQQSCPTDAIVFGNLKDETSKVSHAWESHGVELNRHEQFNAEGERGYRVFEELNVEPSVMYLDRVRDTNA from the coding sequence ATGAGTTTATCACGTATGTTGGAAAACTGGTCACGCCTTAACCAAAGAGATTATTATAAAGATGAACCCATTATGTGGGGAATGTCTATTGACCTTAATAAATGTACAGGGTGTGCTTCTTGTGTTACGGCATGTAATGCGGAAAATAATATTCCTGCAGTCGGTAAGGAAAAGTGTGGTAGTGGTCATACCATGTCTTGGATGCGCATTGAACGTTATTGGGACTTGCCTGAAGGCGAAGCTGACTTGGCAGTTGAAGATAGCGAATACCCTGAACGTGGTGCACACTTTGCACCTATGATGTGTCAGCAATGTAATCATGCACCTTGTGAACCTGTTTGTCCTGTCGCGGCAACATATCACACTCCTGATGGTTTAAATGCGCAAGTATATAACCGCTGTATTGGTTCTCGTTATTGCGGTACCAACTGTCCATTTAAAGTGCGTTATTTTAACTTCTTTGATTATCAAGAAGATATTCCTCATCCAATGGAAATGCTTTTAAACCCTGATATTACTGTACGTAGTAAAGGTGTAATGGAGAAGTGTACATTCTGTGTCCAGCGTTTGCGTAATGCAAAAGGTGATCAAGCGGATAAAGGCATTCGCGGACATGTTGAAGATGGTGCGGTTCAAACTGCATGTCAGCAATCATGCCCAACAGACGCAATCGTGTTTGGTAACTTAAAAGATGAAACAAGTAAGGTAAGTCATGCTTGGGAATCACACGGTGTCGAATTAAACCGACATGAGCAATTCAATGCTGAGGGTGAGCGTGGATATCGTGTGTTTGAAGAGCTTAATGTTGAGCCTAGTGTAATGTATTTGGATCGTGTTCGCGATACAAACGCATAA
- a CDS encoding molybdopterin-dependent oxidoreductase, whose product MSQKNSNDELSRRTFLKAMGLTSAGSALLLTGCGDTDIVNQVSIEVRKELVLPSVDPEDFVRPGREVHYASTCRQCPANCNIHAKTREGRVIKIEGNPTSSTNLGKLCAMGQAGLQSHYNPDRIRKPMVRKGGKLVETTWAEAETLLKKHLGKKNAKLAWLSGATSGHQAVITKAYMDAAGSKNSFVFDTLPPAVGLAANEKVLGHAMPKYDFDKAKLIVSFGADFLGTWISPVQFGTQYGQFRNAPRGTLVQIESKMTLTGSNADRWIAIKPGTEGYLALALATLIAEDSSFKGRLPVKLDVDVKEASAVTGVSIERMHKLRDMLISQSPSLVLSGNSAEGFAHGTETANAIHLLNMMLGNIGETILPRAKPTFPELQPQLGGWADLKAFIAGLADGSFDTAVVYGSNPLYQAPSFMKAEEAFAKAKMRIAFSIYPDETTMACDLVLPVHTYLEEWNTSMPAYAAEDGHLNIHQPVMNPVFGEGSTYAYGDIMLGLVSELDETFKNWDNYGAYIRDSLATMKPALVNPPKSTTTGQTDEEGFQQGILVKGFVTIKEAAVSPIKLKAPAVSLPELAAGDEKYAYHLIPSARMGLYDGRHANSPWLQELPDQLTAVVWDSWVEIHPNTAKKLGLITGDKVKVSSAAGSLEVDVVVFPGIQEDSIAIPLGNGHTEYGRYAKGVGVNPFKILTPQFDKVTGELATHATKVSITKIANRGEVVTRAHGDLVLASQALSQKGREIVKSVSAEDFDHNEGEG is encoded by the coding sequence ATGAGTCAAAAGAATTCAAACGATGAGTTAAGTCGCCGGACGTTTTTAAAGGCAATGGGGCTTACCAGTGCTGGTAGTGCCTTGCTTTTAACAGGGTGTGGTGATACTGATATTGTTAATCAGGTTTCAATTGAGGTTCGCAAAGAACTTGTTTTGCCGTCTGTTGATCCTGAAGATTTTGTGCGCCCAGGGCGCGAAGTGCATTATGCATCAACATGTCGTCAGTGTCCTGCAAACTGTAACATTCATGCAAAAACCCGAGAAGGTCGTGTTATTAAGATTGAAGGTAATCCAACTTCATCGACCAACTTAGGTAAACTGTGTGCGATGGGTCAGGCTGGTCTGCAAAGCCATTACAATCCAGACCGCATTAGAAAGCCAATGGTTCGCAAAGGCGGTAAGTTGGTCGAAACAACATGGGCTGAAGCTGAAACCTTGTTGAAGAAACATTTGGGCAAGAAAAATGCTAAGCTTGCATGGTTAAGTGGTGCAACAAGTGGTCACCAAGCTGTGATTACCAAGGCTTATATGGATGCAGCTGGCTCTAAGAATAGTTTTGTCTTTGATACTTTGCCGCCAGCAGTTGGTCTTGCGGCCAATGAAAAAGTATTGGGTCATGCTATGCCCAAGTATGATTTTGATAAAGCGAAATTGATTGTTTCGTTTGGTGCTGATTTCTTGGGTACTTGGATATCACCTGTTCAATTTGGTACACAATATGGTCAATTCAGAAATGCACCACGTGGTACATTGGTTCAAATTGAATCGAAAATGACCTTAACAGGTTCAAATGCTGACCGTTGGATTGCAATCAAACCTGGTACAGAAGGTTACTTGGCTTTGGCGTTGGCTACTTTGATTGCTGAGGATTCAAGCTTTAAAGGTAGATTGCCAGTTAAGTTGGATGTTGATGTAAAAGAAGCTTCTGCTGTTACTGGTGTATCAATTGAACGTATGCATAAATTGCGTGACATGTTGATTTCACAGAGTCCTAGTTTGGTGTTGTCTGGTAACAGTGCAGAAGGTTTTGCACATGGTACAGAAACAGCAAATGCGATTCACTTATTAAATATGATGCTTGGTAATATTGGTGAAACGATTCTGCCACGTGCTAAGCCAACATTCCCAGAATTGCAGCCGCAACTTGGTGGTTGGGCTGATTTGAAGGCGTTTATTGCAGGTTTAGCAGATGGTAGTTTTGATACGGCTGTGGTTTATGGTTCTAACCCGTTGTACCAAGCACCAAGCTTTATGAAAGCTGAAGAGGCTTTTGCAAAAGCGAAGATGCGTATTGCATTCTCTATATATCCAGATGAAACAACCATGGCTTGTGATTTAGTGCTTCCAGTACATACATATTTGGAAGAATGGAATACATCTATGCCTGCATATGCAGCTGAAGATGGTCATTTAAACATTCATCAACCAGTTATGAACCCTGTGTTTGGCGAAGGTTCTACCTACGCCTATGGTGATATCATGCTCGGTCTTGTGAGTGAGTTGGATGAAACCTTTAAAAACTGGGATAACTATGGTGCTTACATTCGGGATTCTCTTGCAACCATGAAACCTGCTTTAGTTAATCCTCCAAAGTCAACCACAACAGGTCAAACCGATGAGGAAGGTTTCCAACAAGGAATCCTCGTGAAGGGTTTTGTAACAATTAAAGAAGCTGCTGTTTCACCAATAAAGCTTAAAGCTCCCGCGGTTAGCTTGCCAGAGTTAGCAGCAGGTGACGAAAAATATGCTTATCATCTTATTCCATCAGCGCGTATGGGTTTGTATGATGGTCGCCATGCGAATAGCCCTTGGTTGCAAGAGCTTCCAGATCAATTGACTGCTGTAGTGTGGGATTCTTGGGTTGAAATTCACCCGAATACAGCTAAAAAACTAGGGTTGATCACAGGTGACAAAGTGAAAGTGTCGTCTGCAGCAGGTTCCTTGGAAGTTGATGTTGTTGTTTTCCCAGGTATTCAAGAAGATTCAATTGCTATTCCATTGGGTAATGGTCATACAGAATATGGTCGTTATGCCAAAGGTGTGGGTGTGAATCCATTTAAGATTTTAACACCGCAATTTGACAAAGTAACTGGTGAGTTAGCAACACATGCCACCAAAGTTTCTATTACTAAAATTGCAAACCGTGGTGAAGTTGTAACACGAGCACACGGCGATTTGGTATTAGCCAGCCAAGCATTGTCACAAAAAGGTCGTGAAATTGTGAAATCAGTATCGGCTGAAGACTTCGATCATAATGAAGGGGAGGGATAA
- a CDS encoding cytochrome c3 family protein — MFHLKKKSIGCFAIALLALPLMMLFAAEAYADDVSNAPQPFEFPHARHAGKFKINCMYCHSGARRSKVAGIPPVAKCIGCHSNLPSVRETPRIKKLFSYWEKKEPIPWLKVHDLPDFVEFNHKRHVQRFIFKDGRSTQQTCGMCHGDVKTFSVGRKIKPLTMGWCLSCHEQFQGESDVGLPLPAKRWMIPAAATDKPILDVKHPQPAVLDPEHPVTMKASDIKIMTEKLPKSLKEKFARAPHDCWQCHK; from the coding sequence ATGTTTCACTTGAAGAAAAAAAGTATAGGTTGTTTTGCTATTGCGCTGCTGGCGTTGCCTTTGATGATGTTGTTTGCTGCGGAAGCGTATGCCGATGATGTGAGTAATGCGCCGCAACCATTTGAGTTCCCGCATGCAAGACATGCTGGGAAATTTAAAATTAACTGTATGTATTGTCATAGTGGTGCTCGCCGCAGTAAGGTGGCAGGTATTCCTCCTGTGGCCAAGTGTATTGGTTGTCACTCTAATCTTCCTTCGGTGCGTGAAACCCCTCGTATTAAGAAATTATTTTCATATTGGGAAAAGAAAGAGCCGATTCCTTGGTTGAAGGTTCATGATTTGCCTGATTTCGTTGAGTTTAATCACAAGCGTCATGTGCAGCGTTTCATCTTTAAGGATGGTCGTTCTACACAACAAACATGTGGTATGTGCCATGGTGATGTAAAAACATTCTCTGTGGGTCGTAAGATTAAGCCGCTAACTATGGGTTGGTGTTTAAGTTGTCATGAGCAATTCCAAGGTGAGTCTGATGTTGGTCTTCCTTTGCCTGCGAAACGCTGGATGATTCCAGCTGCAGCAACAGATAAACCTATTTTGGATGTTAAACATCCACAGCCAGCAGTGCTTGACCCTGAGCACCCTGTAACGATGAAGGCATCGGATATTAAGATTATGACTGAAAAATTGCCAAAATCTTTGAAAGAGAAGTTTGCCCGTGCGCCGCATGATTGCTGGCAATGTCACAAGTAA